A genome region from Streptomyces antimycoticus includes the following:
- a CDS encoding gamma-glutamyl-gamma-aminobutyrate hydrolase family protein — MSKPLIGVSTYLEPSASWGVWNLPAALLPAGYHRLVQRAGGLAAMLPPDEDPAAAARIVSRLDGLVISGGPDVEPVRYGAEVDPRTGPPARERDAWELALIDAALASGTPLLGICRGHQLLNVFLGGTLVQHLDGHAGRPGVFDHHEVKPVPDTLLAEILPDPLSVPTFHHQAVARLGEGLVPSAYSADDGTVEAVELPDVEGFVLGVQWHPEAGDDVRIMRALVEAAG; from the coding sequence GTGTCCAAGCCCCTGATCGGCGTCAGCACCTATCTCGAGCCCTCGGCGAGCTGGGGCGTCTGGAACCTCCCCGCCGCGCTGCTGCCCGCGGGCTACCACCGGCTCGTCCAGCGCGCCGGCGGCCTGGCGGCGATGCTGCCGCCCGACGAGGACCCGGCCGCCGCCGCGCGGATCGTCTCCCGCCTCGACGGGCTCGTCATCTCCGGCGGCCCGGATGTGGAGCCCGTGCGGTACGGGGCCGAGGTGGACCCGCGCACCGGGCCGCCCGCGCGGGAGCGGGACGCCTGGGAGCTGGCTCTGATCGACGCGGCCCTGGCGTCGGGCACTCCCCTGCTGGGCATCTGCCGCGGCCACCAGCTGCTGAACGTCTTCCTCGGCGGCACCCTCGTCCAGCACCTGGACGGCCACGCGGGCCGGCCCGGCGTCTTCGACCACCACGAGGTGAAGCCGGTCCCGGACACGCTCCTGGCCGAGATCCTCCCGGACCCGCTGTCCGTCCCCACCTTCCACCACCAGGCCGTGGCCCGGCTGGGCGAGGGCCTGGTGCCCTCGGCCTACTCCGCGGACGACGGAACGGTGGAGGCGGTGGAACTGCCGGACGTGGAGGGGTTCGTGCTGGGCGTCCAGTGGCATCCGGAGGCGGGCGACGACGTACGGATCATGCGCGCCCTGGTGGAGGCGGCGGGCTGA
- a CDS encoding GNAT family N-acetyltransferase: MHPALPSAALPLPDEAVRALARTLAGNGERQITGVNAGRGTAETFATAWTGLTGAMSSVEQNHRLYRLGTLTPPDPAPPGRPRTATAADRDLLVTWYAGFARETQALINDVAVQVDDKLGHDGITLWELDGRPVACAGISRTVAGMARVALVYTPPELRGRGYAGAATAAVSRAARAAGVREVLLFTDLGNPTSNALYQRLGYRPLEDHLVLSFTSAERTVPEQGHPS; the protein is encoded by the coding sequence GTGCACCCCGCCCTACCCTCCGCTGCTCTCCCCCTGCCCGACGAGGCGGTTCGGGCGCTCGCCCGCACCCTCGCGGGGAACGGCGAGCGGCAGATCACCGGAGTCAATGCCGGGCGCGGGACCGCCGAGACCTTCGCCACCGCCTGGACGGGCCTCACCGGTGCGATGAGCAGCGTCGAGCAGAACCACCGGCTCTACCGGCTCGGCACCCTCACCCCGCCCGATCCCGCGCCCCCGGGGCGCCCCCGGACCGCCACCGCCGCCGACCGCGATCTGCTGGTCACCTGGTACGCGGGGTTCGCCCGCGAAACCCAGGCGCTGATAAACGACGTCGCCGTCCAGGTGGACGACAAGCTCGGCCACGACGGGATCACCCTGTGGGAGCTGGACGGGCGGCCGGTGGCCTGTGCCGGAATCAGCCGTACGGTCGCGGGCATGGCCCGGGTCGCCCTCGTCTACACCCCGCCTGAGCTGCGCGGACGCGGCTACGCGGGCGCCGCCACGGCCGCCGTGAGCCGGGCCGCGCGGGCCGCCGGGGTGCGGGAGGTCCTGCTCTTCACCGATCTCGGCAACCCCACCAGCAACGCCCTCTACCAGCGTCTCGGCTACCGCCCGCTGGAGGACCATCTGGTGCTGTCGTTCACCTCGGCCGAGCGCACCGTTCCGGAACAAGGTCACCCCTCGTAA
- the eat gene encoding ethanolamine permease: MADGTESARTESARAPVGGAPPGGAQAPTPEDAYLERRTLRRGSAGPLLLTGLGVAYVVSGDFSGWNFGLSEGGFGGLAIAALLMGLMYACMVFALAELAAILPTAGGGYGFARRALGPWGGFLTGTAILIEYVLAPAAISIFIGDYVESLGLFGLESGWPVYLACFILFIGIHLWGVGEALRFSLVVTAIAVAALLVFAVGALTDFDASSLNDIPVDHSAAGATSWLPFGLLGIWSAFPFGMWFFLGVEGVPLAAEETRDPARTLPKAMAWSMGILLLLALLTFLAATGARGSGAVQEAGNPLVEALQPDGKATALSRIVNYAGLAGLVASFFSLIFAGSRQLFALSRAGYLPRFLSLTSRRKAPFLGLLVPGAIGFALAAWTGDGARMLNTAVFGATISYALMSLSHIVLRRREPGLDRPYRTPGGTVTSSIAFVLACSALVATFLVDKDAAFIALGVYAVALAYFAFYSRHRLVAAAPEEEFAALAEAEAELSRD; this comes from the coding sequence ATGGCCGACGGAACCGAGTCCGCCCGCACCGAATCCGCCCGCGCCCCCGTCGGCGGCGCCCCGCCGGGCGGTGCCCAGGCGCCGACCCCCGAGGACGCGTATCTGGAGCGCCGCACCCTGCGGCGCGGCAGCGCGGGCCCGCTGCTGCTGACCGGCCTCGGCGTCGCCTATGTCGTCTCCGGCGACTTCTCGGGGTGGAACTTCGGCCTGTCCGAGGGCGGCTTCGGCGGGCTCGCCATCGCCGCCCTGCTGATGGGCCTGATGTACGCCTGCATGGTGTTCGCCCTGGCCGAGCTGGCCGCGATCCTCCCCACGGCGGGCGGCGGCTACGGCTTCGCGCGGCGCGCCCTCGGCCCCTGGGGCGGTTTTCTCACCGGTACGGCGATCCTCATCGAGTACGTCCTGGCCCCCGCCGCCATCTCCATCTTCATCGGCGACTACGTCGAGTCGCTCGGGCTCTTCGGCCTGGAGTCGGGCTGGCCGGTCTATCTGGCGTGCTTCATCCTCTTCATCGGCATCCATCTGTGGGGCGTGGGCGAGGCCCTGCGGTTCAGCCTGGTCGTGACCGCCATCGCCGTCGCCGCGCTGCTGGTCTTCGCCGTCGGCGCCCTCACCGACTTCGACGCGAGTTCGCTCAACGACATCCCGGTGGACCATTCGGCCGCCGGTGCCACTTCCTGGCTGCCGTTCGGGCTGCTCGGCATCTGGTCGGCGTTCCCCTTCGGTATGTGGTTCTTCCTGGGGGTGGAGGGGGTGCCGCTCGCCGCGGAGGAGACCCGGGACCCGGCCCGTACGCTGCCGAAGGCCATGGCCTGGTCCATGGGCATCCTGCTGCTCCTCGCCCTGCTCACCTTCCTCGCGGCCACCGGGGCGCGCGGCTCCGGCGCCGTACAGGAAGCGGGCAACCCGCTGGTCGAGGCGCTGCAGCCGGACGGCAAGGCGACCGCGCTGTCCCGCATCGTCAACTACGCGGGCCTCGCCGGGCTCGTCGCCTCCTTCTTCTCCCTGATCTTCGCCGGTTCGCGCCAGCTCTTCGCCCTCTCCCGGGCCGGTTATCTGCCCCGCTTCCTCTCCCTGACCAGCAGGCGCAAGGCCCCGTTCTTGGGTCTGCTGGTCCCGGGCGCCATCGGCTTCGCCCTCGCGGCCTGGACCGGTGACGGCGCCCGGATGCTCAACACCGCGGTCTTCGGCGCCACCATCTCGTACGCCCTGATGTCGCTCTCCCATATCGTCCTGCGCCGCCGCGAGCCGGGGCTGGACCGCCCTTACCGCACCCCCGGCGGCACGGTAACGTCGTCCATCGCCTTCGTCCTGGCCTGCTCCGCGCTGGTGGCCACCTTCCTGGTGGACAAGGACGCGGCCTTCATCGCGCTCGGCGTCTACGCGGTGGCGCTGGCCTACTTCGCCTTCTACAGCCGCCATCGCCTGGTCGCGGCCGCGCCGGAGGAGGAGTTCGCGGCGCTGGCGGAGGCCGAGGCGGAACTGTCCCGCGATTGA
- a CDS encoding MBL fold metallo-hydrolase — MTGSHPTRSRLTAALRPAAFGADPAGERMERIRRSPNFANGVFVNPVGARTAPSGSMLKFASTYFRKAERVRRAPAGTVPVHPTTVADLATPPASGLRLTWMGHSSVLAEIDGRRVLFDPVWGQRCSPFSMVGPKRLHPVPVALRELAPVDAVVISHDHYDHLDMPTIRALVRSHAMFVVPLGVGAHLERWGVPADRMTELDWHESTEVAGLTLTATPARHFCGRGLRNTQHTLWASWVVAGPEHRVYHSGDTGYFPGFAEIGAAYGPFDATMVQIGAYSDYWPDIHMTPEEGMRAHLDLQGGDPAKGIMLPIHWGTFNLAPHPWEEPAEGTVSAAGEAGANVAVPRPGQPFEPGQGLPLEPWWRAIAARPVTKTPAGAEGAAEPTGLTGTSGTTGSSGATGGSGAAGGADPAMPIPQS; from the coding sequence GTGACCGGCTCCCATCCGACACGTTCCCGGCTCACCGCCGCCCTGCGCCCCGCCGCCTTCGGGGCGGATCCCGCTGGGGAGCGGATGGAGCGCATCCGACGGTCGCCGAACTTCGCGAACGGTGTGTTCGTGAACCCGGTGGGCGCCCGCACCGCTCCGTCCGGCTCGATGCTGAAGTTCGCGTCCACCTACTTCCGCAAGGCGGAGCGCGTCCGCAGGGCCCCGGCCGGGACCGTGCCGGTGCACCCCACCACCGTCGCCGATCTGGCCACCCCGCCCGCCTCCGGGCTGCGGCTGACCTGGATGGGGCACTCCAGCGTGCTCGCGGAGATCGACGGGCGGCGGGTGCTGTTCGACCCGGTATGGGGGCAGCGCTGTTCGCCCTTCTCGATGGTGGGGCCCAAGCGGCTGCACCCGGTGCCGGTGGCGCTGCGGGAGCTGGCGCCGGTGGACGCGGTGGTCATCTCCCACGACCACTACGACCATCTGGACATGCCCACCATCCGGGCGCTGGTGCGGAGCCACGCCATGTTCGTCGTCCCGCTCGGGGTCGGCGCCCATCTGGAGCGCTGGGGCGTCCCGGCCGACCGGATGACCGAGCTGGACTGGCATGAGTCCACCGAGGTCGCCGGGCTCACGCTCACCGCCACACCGGCCCGCCACTTCTGCGGGCGCGGGCTGCGCAACACCCAGCACACCCTGTGGGCCTCCTGGGTGGTGGCCGGTCCCGAGCACCGGGTCTACCACAGCGGGGACACCGGCTACTTCCCCGGCTTCGCGGAGATCGGCGCGGCGTACGGGCCGTTCGACGCGACCATGGTGCAGATCGGTGCGTACTCCGACTACTGGCCGGACATCCATATGACCCCCGAGGAGGGCATGCGGGCCCACCTCGATCTGCAGGGCGGGGACCCGGCGAAGGGGATCATGCTGCCGATCCACTGGGGCACCTTCAACCTCGCCCCGCACCCGTGGGAGGAGCCCGCGGAGGGAACGGTGTCGGCCGCGGGGGAGGCCGGGGCGAATGTGGCCGTTCCGCGTCCGGGGCAGCCGTTCGAGCCGGGGCAGGGGCTGCCGCTGGAGCCGTGGTGGCGGGCGATCGCGGCACGGCCGGTGACCAAGACGCCGGCCGGGGCCGAGGGCGCGGCCGAGCCGACGGGCCTCACCGGCACGTCCGGGACGACGGGCTCGTCCGGAGCGACGGGCGGGTCCGGGGCGGCTGGCGGCGCGGACCCGGCGATGCCCATACCTCAGTCGTAG
- a CDS encoding alpha/beta fold hydrolase: MSTYVLVHGAWHSGECWERVVPLLAAAGHRVVAPTLTGYGDTAHLLGPEVGLETHVDDIVGLITEEDLTDVVLVGHSYAGLVISSTANQLPDRIAQLVYLDAMVPEDGETAADVMPFTQAMIDQALASESGWRIPPLVGMDPSGGLFGVTDPADVAWLRSMMSDQSVRCLQQPVRLDNPAVNAIPRTHIHCVANVPPGMSRRPVPAIQPNGSPAQVWELETGHDCMITMPGELAELLLKLG, translated from the coding sequence ATGTCGACATATGTACTGGTGCACGGCGCTTGGCACAGTGGAGAGTGCTGGGAGCGGGTGGTTCCGTTGCTGGCGGCGGCCGGACACCGGGTCGTCGCGCCGACGCTGACCGGCTACGGCGACACGGCCCACCTGCTGGGCCCCGAGGTGGGGCTCGAGACGCATGTCGACGACATCGTCGGGTTGATCACCGAGGAAGACCTCACCGACGTGGTGCTCGTCGGGCACAGCTACGCCGGGCTGGTCATCTCGTCCACGGCCAACCAGCTCCCGGACCGGATCGCGCAGCTGGTCTACCTCGACGCGATGGTCCCGGAGGACGGCGAGACCGCGGCCGATGTCATGCCCTTCACCCAGGCCATGATCGACCAGGCACTGGCGTCCGAGAGCGGCTGGCGGATTCCGCCTCTGGTCGGGATGGACCCGTCCGGGGGTCTGTTCGGGGTCACCGATCCGGCGGACGTGGCGTGGCTGCGCTCGATGATGTCGGATCAGTCGGTGCGCTGCCTGCAGCAACCGGTCCGGCTGGACAACCCGGCCGTGAACGCGATCCCGCGGACGCATATCCACTGCGTCGCCAATGTGCCGCCGGGCATGAGTCGGCGGCCCGTCCCCGCGATCCAGCCCAACGGCTCCCCGGCGCAGGTGTGGGAGTTGGAGACCGGCCACGATTGCATGATCACCATGCCGGGCGAACTCGCCGAGCTGCTGCTCAAGCTCGGCTGA
- a CDS encoding chitosanase, producing the protein MSPMPRRIGLAAVAVTVPAALIFTGVGVGQASDHLPSSADAHRHSAHKAVAASNLDDPAKKEIAMKLVSSAENSSLDWRGQFQYIEDIGDGRGYTAGIIGFCSGTGDMLELVEYYTQQKPGNVLAKYLPALRDVDGTDSHDGLDPNFTKDWKKAAADKAFQDAQEHERDRVYFNPAVQQGKGDGLGALGQFIYYDAIVMHGPGDSKYSFGGIRKTALSKAKPPAQGGNETTYLNAFLDARKEAMKSEEAHSDTSRVDTEQRKFLKEKNFDLTPPLRWAVYGEPFEINS; encoded by the coding sequence ATGTCCCCCATGCCCCGGAGGATCGGCCTCGCGGCGGTGGCCGTCACCGTACCGGCCGCGCTCATCTTCACCGGCGTCGGAGTCGGGCAGGCGTCCGACCACCTGCCGTCGTCGGCGGACGCGCACCGCCACTCGGCGCACAAGGCCGTCGCGGCGAGCAACCTGGACGACCCGGCGAAGAAGGAAATCGCCATGAAGCTGGTCTCCAGCGCCGAGAACTCCTCGCTCGACTGGCGCGGCCAGTTCCAGTACATCGAGGACATAGGCGACGGCCGCGGCTACACGGCGGGCATCATCGGATTCTGCTCCGGCACCGGCGACATGCTGGAACTCGTCGAGTACTACACCCAGCAGAAGCCCGGCAACGTCCTGGCCAAGTACCTCCCCGCGCTGCGTGATGTCGACGGCACCGACTCCCACGACGGCCTGGACCCGAACTTCACCAAGGACTGGAAGAAGGCCGCCGCCGACAAGGCGTTCCAGGACGCGCAGGAGCACGAGCGCGACCGCGTCTACTTCAACCCGGCCGTCCAGCAGGGCAAGGGCGACGGCCTGGGCGCGCTCGGCCAGTTCATCTACTACGACGCGATCGTGATGCACGGCCCCGGCGACAGCAAGTACAGCTTCGGCGGCATCCGTAAGACCGCCCTGTCCAAGGCCAAGCCCCCGGCGCAGGGCGGCAACGAGACCACGTACCTCAACGCCTTCCTCGACGCCCGTAAGGAGGCCATGAAGAGCGAGGAGGCGCACAGCGACACCAGCCGCGTCGACACCGAGCAGCGGAAGTTCCTCAAGGAGAAGAACTTCGATCTGACCCCTCCGCTTCGGTGGGCGGTCTACGGCGAACCGTTCGAGATCAACTCCTGA
- a CDS encoding FadR/GntR family transcriptional regulator, whose amino-acid sequence MSESGSEHGSAAEDRLAPVLRPVRAGNGFEEALEQILQVLRLGLVPDGGRLPAERELADRLRISRVTLREVLKVLQDQGLVESRRGRYGGTFVRARPEPAQGGEDELRRRVAAVDVEDTLRFREVLEVGAAGLCAAHGLGEGQVRRLRAALDATRDAPLADYRRLDTMLHLTLAELAGSPSLAAQYAAVRATVNDLLDCIPLLVKNLEHSQAQHGALVEAVLDGDADGAREVMREHCEGTAALLRGFLV is encoded by the coding sequence ATGAGCGAGAGCGGGAGTGAGCACGGGAGCGCGGCGGAAGACCGGCTGGCGCCGGTGCTGCGCCCGGTGCGAGCGGGGAACGGCTTCGAGGAGGCGCTGGAGCAGATACTCCAGGTGCTGCGGCTGGGGCTGGTCCCCGACGGCGGCCGGCTCCCGGCCGAGCGGGAGCTGGCCGACCGGCTGCGGATCAGCCGGGTGACCCTGCGCGAGGTGCTGAAGGTGCTGCAGGACCAGGGGCTGGTGGAGAGCCGCCGCGGCCGCTACGGCGGCACCTTCGTCCGGGCCAGGCCCGAGCCCGCCCAGGGCGGCGAGGACGAGCTGCGGCGCCGGGTGGCGGCGGTCGACGTCGAGGACACCCTCCGGTTCCGCGAGGTCCTGGAGGTGGGCGCGGCGGGGCTGTGCGCCGCGCACGGGCTCGGAGAGGGGCAGGTACGGCGGCTGCGGGCGGCTCTGGACGCGACCCGGGACGCCCCGCTGGCCGACTACCGCCGCCTGGACACCATGCTCCATCTCACGCTCGCGGAGCTGGCGGGGTCACCGTCGCTGGCCGCCCAGTACGCGGCCGTCCGCGCGACCGTCAACGACCTGCTGGACTGCATCCCGCTGCTGGTGAAGAACCTCGAACACTCCCAGGCCCAGCACGGAGCGCTGGTCGAGGCGGTGCTGGACGGGGACGCGGACGGGGCGCGCGAGGTGATGCGGGAGCACTGCGAGGGCACGGCGGCGCTGCTGCGCGGCTTCCTGGTCTGA
- a CDS encoding glycoside hydrolase family 19 protein, translating into MWRRRVLAPLAATAAVCASVLVMPMASSASAAGTTAQAACDYPNWAAGRAYVTGDIVRYTDGKYYRAEHDNPGYDPVISTWYWEPYNCGGEGQNPSGFVVSEAQFNQMFPNRNSFYTYQGLTAALSAYPGFANTGSDTVKKQEAAAFLANVNHETGGLVHIVEQNTSNYPHYCDWNQPYGCPAGQAAYYGRGPIQLSWNFNYKAAGDALGIDLLGNPWLVEQDAAVSWKTALWFWNTQTGAGSMTPHDAMVNQRGFGETIRAINGSLECNGGNPGQVQSRIDAYQRFVQILGTTPGSNLSC; encoded by the coding sequence ATGTGGAGACGACGTGTTCTGGCGCCGCTCGCGGCGACCGCGGCGGTGTGTGCGAGTGTGCTTGTCATGCCCATGGCCTCGTCCGCCTCGGCGGCGGGCACGACCGCCCAGGCGGCCTGCGACTACCCGAACTGGGCCGCGGGCAGGGCGTACGTCACCGGCGACATCGTCCGGTACACCGACGGCAAGTACTACCGTGCGGAGCACGACAACCCGGGCTATGACCCGGTGATCAGCACCTGGTACTGGGAGCCCTACAACTGCGGCGGCGAGGGCCAGAACCCGAGCGGCTTCGTGGTGAGCGAGGCACAGTTCAACCAGATGTTCCCGAACCGGAACTCCTTCTACACCTACCAGGGCCTGACCGCCGCCCTGAGCGCCTACCCCGGCTTCGCCAACACCGGCAGCGACACCGTCAAGAAGCAGGAGGCGGCCGCCTTCCTGGCCAACGTCAACCACGAGACCGGCGGCCTGGTCCACATCGTGGAGCAGAACACCTCCAACTACCCGCACTACTGCGACTGGAACCAGCCCTACGGCTGCCCCGCGGGCCAGGCGGCCTACTACGGCCGCGGACCGATCCAGCTCAGCTGGAACTTCAACTACAAGGCCGCGGGCGACGCGCTCGGCATCGACCTGCTCGGCAACCCGTGGCTGGTGGAGCAGGACGCCGCGGTGTCCTGGAAGACCGCCCTGTGGTTCTGGAACACCCAGACCGGGGCCGGCTCGATGACCCCGCACGACGCCATGGTCAACCAGCGCGGCTTCGGCGAGACCATCCGCGCCATCAACGGCAGCCTGGAGTGCAACGGCGGCAACCCCGGCCAGGTGCAGAGCCGGATCGACGCCTACCAGCGGTTCGTCCAGATACTCGGCACCACTCCCGGCTCCAACCTGAGCTGCTGA